Proteins encoded by one window of Phytohabitans houttuyneae:
- a CDS encoding amidohydrolase family protein has product MPAVGTSASAQVRARLSHPVVDCDGHWTEPIPLWAEYVRKLAGSSAADTFTRMQRGRGDAWYSMTPQERLRQRYWRPAWWGFPGNTLDRATAMLPELMYQRLDDFGIDLALILPTRGNTPDYIPDPALRSAVVRAANIMHAEVFEKYGDRMLPAATIATNTPEEGIEEAEFAVKQLGLRVVVLNGSLRRTVPAFERDGADPAALPYYIDNLALDSPHDYDGLWAKLAELRVAPMTHSGSRGWVDRSSVTNDVFNHMGHFAQAANCFARALYLGGVPRRFPTLKFAFLEGGVAWARSLCADLIGHWEKRNERALLEHLSPANLDLAMLTELIVKHGGPWMAEHVDALLANLDVLFPGTSVEELVARETDLDDFAAIGVTSAEEVGETFARNFYFGCESDDPLVSVAFDTRLGPALKPFFSSDVSHFDVTDMTEVLAEAHELTEHGLLDADQFRRFVFSNTVELHGGTNPDFFRGTVVQAEAEAELARLSAPGEVS; this is encoded by the coding sequence ATGCCAGCGGTTGGAACGTCCGCCTCCGCGCAGGTCAGGGCTCGGCTGAGCCACCCGGTAGTGGATTGTGACGGGCATTGGACCGAGCCCATCCCGCTGTGGGCCGAGTACGTCAGGAAGCTTGCCGGCTCCAGCGCTGCCGACACGTTCACGCGGATGCAGCGCGGCCGGGGCGACGCCTGGTACTCGATGACGCCGCAGGAGCGGCTCCGCCAGCGGTACTGGCGACCAGCCTGGTGGGGCTTCCCCGGTAACACGCTGGACCGCGCCACCGCGATGCTGCCGGAGCTGATGTACCAGCGGCTGGACGACTTCGGCATCGACCTGGCCCTCATCCTGCCCACCCGGGGAAACACGCCCGACTACATCCCCGACCCCGCGCTGCGCAGTGCCGTGGTGCGCGCGGCGAACATCATGCACGCCGAGGTCTTCGAAAAGTACGGCGACCGCATGCTGCCCGCCGCCACCATCGCCACCAACACGCCGGAGGAGGGCATCGAGGAGGCCGAGTTCGCGGTCAAGCAGCTCGGCCTGCGGGTCGTGGTGCTCAACGGAAGCCTGCGGCGCACGGTCCCGGCCTTCGAACGCGACGGTGCCGACCCGGCCGCACTGCCGTACTACATCGACAACCTCGCGCTCGACAGCCCGCACGACTACGACGGCCTGTGGGCCAAGCTGGCGGAGCTGCGGGTCGCGCCGATGACGCACAGCGGCAGCCGCGGCTGGGTCGACCGCTCCTCGGTGACCAACGACGTGTTCAACCACATGGGTCATTTCGCGCAGGCGGCTAACTGCTTCGCCCGCGCCCTGTACCTCGGTGGCGTGCCACGGCGGTTTCCCACGTTGAAGTTCGCCTTCCTCGAAGGTGGCGTCGCCTGGGCCCGCAGCCTCTGCGCCGACCTGATCGGGCACTGGGAAAAGCGCAACGAGCGCGCGCTGCTCGAGCACCTCAGCCCGGCAAACCTCGACCTCGCCATGCTGACCGAGCTCATCGTCAAGCACGGCGGCCCGTGGATGGCCGAGCACGTCGACGCGTTGCTGGCCAACCTTGACGTGCTGTTTCCCGGCACGAGCGTCGAGGAGCTCGTCGCGCGGGAGACCGACCTCGACGACTTCGCCGCCATCGGTGTCACGTCCGCCGAGGAGGTGGGCGAGACCTTCGCGCGAAACTTCTACTTCGGCTGCGAGTCCGACGATCCGCTGGTGTCGGTGGCGTTCGACACCCGGCTCGGGCCGGCGTTGAAGCCCTTCTTCAGCTCGGACGTCTCGCACTTCGACGTCACCGACATGACCGAGGTGCTGGCCGAGGCGCACGAGCTGACCGAGCACGGCCTGCTCGACGCCGACCAGTTCCGCCGGTTCGTCTTCAGCAACACGGTCGAGCTGCACGGCGGCACCAACCCCGACTTCTTCCGGGGCACCGTGGTGCAGGCGGAAGCCGAGGCCGAGCTCGCCCGGCTCAGCGCACCCGGTGAGGTTTCGTGA
- a CDS encoding N-acetyl sugar amidotransferase produces MTATDDVVCTRCGLPATRRTVTLDQDTVCSVCRHHEVKHTGIDWAERAASLAALADEVRGRGQYDAVVPFGGGKDGAFVLYHLVRELGLRCLAVTVDNRFLRPRAWGNCQAVLDGLGVDQVIYRPPMPLVKRLMRVGLDLAGTVCWHCNAAIAAVPVRTALRLGVPLLVHAHSVAEYHSYTGRTYADAPTGDVVDAEWYEMVTGLTFDKVAAALSDVDPAELEPFRLPDDAEVRAAGLRTIFLSNYLRWDERRQVGVIEEQLGWSRDVQEGIPAGFEYEKIDCFLVGTRDYLRYIQEGYGRGARLGAMEVRLGRMSRAEAEALGRETDGRRPASLDTVLGMLAIDEEELLDAADAYTTPGREFDLESVRRGEPLPDAAAMPR; encoded by the coding sequence GTGACGGCCACGGACGACGTCGTGTGCACCCGTTGCGGACTTCCCGCGACACGGCGCACCGTCACCCTCGACCAGGACACCGTCTGTTCGGTGTGCCGGCACCACGAGGTGAAGCACACGGGTATCGACTGGGCCGAGCGGGCGGCGTCTCTTGCCGCGCTCGCCGACGAGGTTCGCGGGCGTGGGCAGTACGACGCGGTCGTGCCGTTCGGCGGTGGCAAGGACGGCGCGTTCGTCCTGTACCACCTCGTCCGCGAGCTTGGCCTGCGCTGCCTCGCGGTGACGGTGGACAACCGCTTCCTGCGCCCTCGGGCATGGGGAAACTGCCAGGCGGTGCTGGACGGGCTCGGGGTGGACCAGGTCATCTACCGCCCGCCGATGCCGCTCGTCAAACGCCTGATGCGGGTGGGCCTCGACCTGGCCGGCACCGTGTGCTGGCACTGCAACGCGGCGATCGCGGCGGTGCCGGTACGCACCGCGCTGCGGCTGGGCGTGCCCCTGCTCGTACACGCGCACAGCGTCGCCGAGTACCACAGCTACACCGGCCGCACCTACGCGGACGCGCCCACCGGCGACGTCGTCGACGCCGAGTGGTACGAGATGGTCACCGGCCTGACCTTCGACAAGGTGGCCGCCGCACTGTCCGATGTGGATCCCGCAGAGCTGGAGCCGTTTCGGCTGCCGGACGACGCCGAGGTGCGGGCCGCCGGCTTGCGCACCATCTTCCTGAGCAACTACCTGCGGTGGGACGAGCGGCGCCAGGTCGGTGTCATCGAGGAACAGCTCGGCTGGTCGCGTGACGTCCAGGAGGGCATCCCGGCCGGCTTCGAGTACGAGAAGATCGACTGCTTCCTCGTCGGCACGCGGGACTACCTCCGCTACATCCAGGAGGGGTACGGCCGTGGTGCCCGCCTCGGCGCGATGGAGGTACGGCTGGGTCGGATGTCCCGGGCCGAGGCCGAGGCGCTCGGCAGGGAAACGGACGGTCGGCGGCCGGCGAGTCTCGACACGGTGCTCGGCATGCTCGCCATCGACGAGGAGGAGCTACTCGACGCGGCGGACGCCTACACGACGCCGGGACGCGAGTTCGACCTGGAGTCCGTGCGGCGCGGCGAGCCGCTGCCGGACGCCGCGGCGATGCCGCGATGA
- a CDS encoding lyase family protein: MRQSSSRSDPPGLFDGVLAAGPVREATGDQAWLRAMLEVEAALAAAGGAPPEAVEQIKAADLDVSALGAAAAESGNPVVPLVRALRAAVSPASAHHVHRGATSQDILDSAAMLIARQALGLIVADLSTAASAAAGLAQAHRDTPVAARTLMQQALPTTFGLVAAGWMDALDGAADRLAALRDTGLAVQLGGAAGTLAAFGSPSIVERVAALLGLPAPALPWHADRTRVADLAGALGTACGVVGKVAGDVVLYAQTEVGELAEGQPGGSSSMPHKQNPVAAISARACAAQAPGLVATLLGSMGHEHQRAAGAWHAEWAPLTGLLRSAGSAAHWLARCLAHLRADPARMRANLDLTGGALLAERVSAALAPKLGASQAHDLVREAVASGRPLAEALSGHVEAAELAALLDPASYLGAAPALTDRALKRHGQRQ, from the coding sequence ATGAGACAGTCTTCTTCGCGATCTGACCCGCCGGGCCTCTTCGACGGCGTGCTCGCCGCCGGCCCGGTGCGCGAGGCGACCGGCGATCAGGCGTGGCTGAGGGCGATGCTGGAGGTCGAGGCGGCACTGGCCGCGGCCGGCGGCGCACCTCCGGAGGCGGTCGAGCAGATCAAGGCCGCTGACCTCGACGTCTCCGCCCTCGGCGCCGCGGCCGCCGAGTCGGGCAACCCGGTCGTGCCGCTGGTCCGCGCGCTGCGGGCGGCCGTCTCCCCCGCCTCGGCCCACCACGTGCACCGCGGCGCCACCAGCCAGGACATCCTCGACTCGGCCGCGATGCTCATCGCCCGGCAGGCGCTGGGCCTGATCGTCGCCGACCTGTCCACCGCGGCCAGCGCCGCCGCCGGGCTCGCGCAGGCACACCGGGACACCCCGGTCGCCGCGCGCACGCTGATGCAGCAGGCGCTGCCGACCACGTTCGGGCTCGTGGCGGCCGGCTGGATGGACGCCCTGGACGGTGCCGCCGACCGGCTCGCCGCGCTGCGGGACACCGGCCTGGCCGTCCAACTGGGCGGCGCGGCCGGCACGCTCGCCGCCTTCGGCTCACCGTCCATCGTGGAACGGGTGGCGGCGCTGCTGGGCCTGCCCGCGCCCGCCTTGCCGTGGCACGCCGACCGCACGCGCGTCGCGGACCTCGCCGGCGCGCTCGGCACCGCGTGCGGCGTGGTCGGAAAGGTGGCCGGCGACGTCGTGCTGTACGCACAGACCGAGGTCGGTGAGCTCGCCGAGGGGCAGCCGGGCGGCTCGTCCAGCATGCCGCACAAGCAAAACCCGGTCGCCGCCATCTCGGCCCGCGCGTGCGCCGCACAGGCACCCGGCCTGGTCGCCACGCTGCTGGGGTCCATGGGGCACGAGCACCAGCGGGCGGCCGGCGCGTGGCACGCGGAGTGGGCGCCGTTGACCGGGCTGCTGCGCTCGGCCGGCTCGGCCGCGCACTGGCTGGCTCGCTGCCTGGCGCACCTGCGCGCCGACCCCGCCCGGATGCGGGCCAACCTCGACCTGACCGGGGGCGCGCTGCTGGCGGAGCGGGTCAGCGCCGCGCTCGCGCCGAAGCTGGGCGCCAGCCAGGCACACGACCTTGTCCGCGAGGCGGTCGCCAGCGGGCGCCCGCTCGCCGAGGCGCTGTCCGGCCACGTGGAGGCGGCCGAGCTGGCCGCTCTGCTGGACCCGGCGTCGTACCTGGGTGCCGCGCCGGCGCTGACCGACCGCGCACTCAAACGGCACGGGCAGCGGCAATGA
- a CDS encoding ABC transporter permease — protein sequence MSARLDALPRASVETWSGSIRMLFARVGAMCLVELQKMRRDKAELLFRCVQPALWLLVFGVTFTKIKAIPTGDVPYLDYLTPGVIAQSALFISIFYGIQIIWDRDAGILAKLMVTPTPRAALVTGKAFAAGMRALSQVLVVLVLSALLGVSLSMNPLRLLGVVVAVLLGSAFFCCLSIIIAGLVLSRDRMMGIGQAIMMPLFFASNALYPVSLMPGWLQAINHANPLSYQVEALRGLLIGTPARLWLDYLVLVGSAAVAIGIASGLLNRLAK from the coding sequence ATGTCCGCCAGACTCGACGCACTGCCGCGCGCCTCGGTTGAGACCTGGAGCGGCAGCATCCGGATGCTGTTCGCGCGGGTGGGCGCGATGTGCCTCGTCGAGCTGCAGAAGATGCGGCGGGACAAGGCGGAGCTGCTCTTCCGGTGCGTGCAGCCGGCGCTGTGGCTGCTGGTCTTCGGCGTCACGTTCACGAAGATCAAGGCCATCCCGACCGGCGACGTGCCGTACCTCGACTACCTCACGCCCGGCGTGATCGCCCAGTCCGCGCTCTTCATCTCGATCTTCTACGGCATCCAGATCATCTGGGACCGCGACGCCGGCATCCTCGCCAAGCTGATGGTGACCCCGACCCCACGGGCCGCGTTGGTGACCGGCAAGGCATTCGCGGCGGGGATGCGGGCGTTGAGCCAGGTGCTGGTCGTGCTGGTGCTCTCGGCCCTGCTCGGCGTCAGCCTGTCGATGAACCCGCTGCGGCTGCTCGGCGTCGTCGTGGCGGTGCTGCTCGGCTCGGCGTTCTTCTGCTGCCTGTCCATCATCATCGCCGGCCTGGTGCTCTCCCGCGACCGCATGATGGGCATCGGCCAGGCCATCATGATGCCGCTCTTCTTCGCCTCGAACGCCCTCTACCCGGTCTCCCTCATGCCCGGCTGGCTCCAGGCAATCAACCACGCCAACCCGCTCAGCTACCAGGTCGAGGCCCTGCGCGGCCTGCTGATCGGCACACCGGCCCGCCTCTGGCTCGACTACCTGGTGCTGGTGGGCTCGGCCGCCGTGGCGATCGGCATCGCGAGTGGGCTGCTCAACCGCCTGGCCAAATAG
- a CDS encoding MarR family winged helix-turn-helix transcriptional regulator, with protein MDTKVAGELMQVLAGMRRVVRRRLGASRPLRLPAAQVELLIAIEENPGTGVAAAARALHLADNSVSGLVNVLVDAGLLARETDPADRRAARLFLTPAARDRLDDWRAARAELVARAMERLDEPDRQAVAAALPALHRLLEQVRDEEGPA; from the coding sequence GTGGACACCAAGGTGGCCGGCGAGCTGATGCAGGTGCTCGCCGGCATGCGGCGGGTCGTGCGGCGCCGGCTGGGGGCGTCACGGCCGCTCCGGCTGCCGGCGGCGCAGGTGGAGCTGCTGATCGCGATCGAGGAAAACCCGGGCACCGGCGTGGCGGCCGCGGCCCGCGCCCTGCACCTCGCGGACAACTCGGTGAGCGGGCTTGTCAACGTCCTCGTGGACGCCGGCCTTCTCGCCCGTGAGACCGACCCCGCGGACCGGCGGGCCGCGCGGCTGTTCCTCACACCCGCCGCCCGCGACCGGCTCGACGACTGGCGCGCGGCGCGGGCGGAGCTTGTGGCACGAGCGATGGAGCGGCTCGACGAGCCCGACCGCCAAGCGGTCGCGGCCGCGCTGCCCGCGCTGCACCGCCTGCTGGAGCAGGTTCGTGACGAGGAGGGGCCGGCATGA
- the pcaC gene encoding 4-carboxymuconolactone decarboxylase — MTDFERGMGVRREVLGDAHVDRAIAGTTPLTAPFQEFITRYAWGAVWGRDGLDRRTRSCVTLAVLAALRCEEELAMHVRAARRNGLTAAEIGEVLLHTAVYAGVPAANSALAVAQRVLDELEGDA; from the coding sequence GTGACTGACTTCGAACGCGGAATGGGCGTGCGCCGCGAGGTGCTCGGCGACGCGCACGTCGACCGCGCGATCGCCGGCACGACGCCGCTGACCGCACCGTTCCAGGAGTTCATCACCCGGTACGCATGGGGTGCGGTGTGGGGCCGCGACGGGCTGGACCGCCGCACCCGCAGCTGCGTCACGCTCGCCGTGCTGGCTGCCCTGCGGTGCGAGGAGGAGCTGGCCATGCATGTACGCGCGGCCCGCCGAAACGGCCTCACCGCCGCCGAGATCGGCGAGGTGCTGCTCCACACGGCCGTCTACGCTGGTGTGCCGGCCGCGAACAGCGCGCTGGCGGTGGCACAGCGTGTGCTCGACGAGCTTGAGGGGGATGCGTGA
- a CDS encoding RipA family octameric membrane protein: MTQQPVPQQPVPQQPVPQQPVPPEPVSFEEFRLYHATTERVTDRRLALNRWNYSILVATLLAIGGVLTWSTSRPSYVLVGLGGVLVLSVAAILLCTYWIQQISDFKSLNAAKFRILNEMAPLIVFDGPSGPSAARSYRPFEREWEDLQDQQAVSKVPTGRLRHTLALSSSGAEYFIPRAFRVLFAGSWW; encoded by the coding sequence ATGACGCAGCAGCCGGTGCCGCAGCAGCCGGTGCCGCAGCAGCCGGTGCCGCAGCAGCCGGTGCCGCCGGAGCCGGTTTCGTTCGAAGAGTTTCGCCTCTACCACGCGACCACGGAGCGGGTGACCGACCGGCGGCTCGCGCTGAACCGGTGGAACTACTCGATCCTCGTCGCCACGCTCCTCGCGATCGGCGGCGTCCTCACGTGGTCCACGTCCCGCCCGTCGTATGTGCTGGTCGGGCTCGGCGGCGTGCTCGTGCTGTCGGTGGCGGCGATCCTGCTGTGCACGTACTGGATCCAGCAGATCAGCGACTTCAAGTCGCTCAACGCGGCAAAGTTCCGCATCCTCAACGAGATGGCCCCGCTGATCGTCTTCGACGGGCCGAGCGGGCCGTCCGCCGCCCGGTCTTACCGCCCGTTCGAGCGCGAGTGGGAAGACCTCCAGGACCAGCAGGCGGTCAGCAAGGTCCCGACCGGCCGGCTGCGCCACACGTTGGCGCTGAGCTCCTCGGGTGCCGAATATTTCATCCCGAGGGCGTTCCGGGTGCTCTTCGCGGGATCCTGGTGGTGA
- the pcaD gene encoding 3-oxoadipate enol-lactonase, translating to MTVYSIVDGPAGAPVLVLANSLGTTVDMWEPQLPALARRFRVVRFDTRGHGRSAVPHGPYTIGDLGGDVLALLDELGVARAHFCGLSLGGMVGMWLAAHAPQRIDRLVLCCTSARPAAPESWARRAATVRAEGTAAIAEVVVSRWLTPEYAHREPELVARLRAMLAATPAEGYASCCDVIQTLDLTPVLPRITAPTLVLHGADDPAILPSHGADIAAAVPGARLALVREAAHLANVEQVDVVTALIVDHLGGRK from the coding sequence ATGACCGTCTACTCCATCGTGGATGGTCCGGCCGGCGCGCCGGTGCTCGTGCTCGCCAACTCGCTCGGCACCACAGTGGACATGTGGGAGCCGCAGCTGCCCGCGCTGGCGCGGCGTTTCCGCGTGGTCCGTTTCGACACGCGTGGGCACGGTCGCTCGGCGGTGCCGCATGGCCCGTACACAATCGGGGATCTTGGTGGCGATGTGCTGGCGCTGCTCGACGAGCTCGGAGTCGCGCGGGCCCATTTTTGTGGTCTTTCCCTGGGCGGCATGGTCGGCATGTGGCTGGCGGCGCACGCGCCGCAGCGGATCGACCGCCTGGTGCTGTGCTGCACGTCGGCGCGGCCGGCGGCGCCCGAGTCTTGGGCGCGGCGCGCGGCCACGGTACGGGCCGAGGGCACCGCGGCGATCGCCGAGGTGGTGGTGAGCCGGTGGCTGACGCCGGAGTACGCGCACCGCGAGCCGGAGCTGGTCGCCCGGCTGCGCGCGATGCTCGCCGCCACACCCGCCGAGGGGTACGCGTCCTGCTGCGACGTCATCCAGACGCTCGACCTCACCCCGGTGCTGCCCCGCATCACGGCGCCGACGCTGGTCCTGCACGGCGCCGACGACCCGGCGATCCTGCCCTCGCACGGCGCGGACATCGCGGCGGCCGTGCCGGGCGCGCGGCTCGCGCTGGTGCGCGAGGCCGCCCATCTGGCCAATGTGGAGCAGGTCGACGTGGTGACCGCGCTGATCGTCGACCATCTGGGGGGGCGCAAGTGA
- a CDS encoding response regulator transcription factor has protein sequence MQILSESGIKVLGARTSPDEKVSWLADAVLVDPDALSPPDDMEYLLHLARTTSVVVLTSRSPAEHERYLRVGASAVVSKREPGQALVNAVRAVTAGSAAAPHGANGAPAAERLEPPVQHLSEREEQVLRQISQGLTHGQIATRLGISQHTVDTYVKRIRAKLGAGNKAELTRAALLGNVVDAS, from the coding sequence GTGCAGATCCTTTCGGAAAGTGGAATCAAAGTCCTGGGTGCCAGGACATCGCCTGACGAGAAGGTTTCCTGGCTGGCTGACGCCGTCCTGGTCGATCCGGACGCGTTGTCTCCGCCGGACGACATGGAATACCTCTTACACCTCGCGAGGACGACGTCGGTGGTCGTCCTCACCTCCCGCTCGCCGGCCGAGCACGAGCGATACCTACGGGTTGGCGCCTCAGCGGTGGTCAGCAAGCGGGAGCCGGGCCAAGCCCTGGTCAACGCGGTGAGGGCGGTAACGGCGGGTTCGGCGGCGGCACCGCACGGTGCAAACGGCGCGCCGGCCGCGGAGCGGCTCGAGCCGCCGGTCCAGCACCTGTCCGAGCGTGAGGAGCAGGTGTTGCGGCAGATCTCCCAAGGCTTGACCCATGGGCAGATCGCCACCCGGCTCGGCATCAGTCAGCACACCGTCGATACGTACGTCAAACGCATCCGCGCCAAACTCGGCGCCGGCAACAAAGCGGAGCTAACCCGGGCGGCGCTGCTCGGAAACGTCGTCGACGCCTCTTAA
- a CDS encoding IclR family transcriptional regulator domain-containing protein, with protein MTDVGREAHFVQSLERGLAVIRAFDAEHPELTLSEVARICDLTRAAARRFLLTLTDLGYVRTDGRLFSLTPRVLELGYAFLSSLSLPEVAEPHLERLVAQVHESSSVCVLDGDDVVYVARVPTSRIMTVAINVGTRFPAYATSMGRVLLAGLPDEDLEGYLDRVKLSRLTARTVATPAALRTELRKVRAQGYAIVDQELEEGLRSVAAPIRDRAGAVIGAANVSVHASRNSVESIRRDLLPHLLATVAKIDADLRIANPRRTRHRVG; from the coding sequence GTGACGGACGTGGGGCGGGAGGCCCACTTCGTGCAGTCGCTGGAGCGCGGGTTGGCCGTCATCCGCGCGTTCGACGCCGAGCACCCTGAGCTGACGCTCAGCGAGGTGGCGCGCATCTGCGACCTGACCCGCGCCGCCGCCCGCCGCTTCCTGCTGACCCTCACCGATCTGGGGTATGTGCGCACCGACGGCCGCCTCTTCAGCCTCACGCCGCGGGTGCTGGAGCTGGGCTACGCGTTCTTGTCGAGCCTCTCGCTGCCGGAGGTGGCCGAGCCGCACCTGGAGCGCCTGGTCGCCCAGGTGCACGAGTCGTCATCGGTGTGCGTGCTGGACGGCGACGACGTGGTCTACGTCGCCCGCGTACCCACCTCCCGCATCATGACCGTCGCGATCAACGTGGGCACACGCTTCCCGGCGTACGCCACGTCGATGGGCCGCGTGCTGCTGGCCGGGCTGCCCGACGAGGACCTGGAGGGGTACCTCGATCGGGTGAAACTGTCCCGCCTCACCGCCCGCACGGTGGCCACGCCCGCCGCGCTGCGCACGGAGCTGCGCAAGGTGCGCGCCCAGGGCTACGCGATCGTCGACCAGGAGCTCGAGGAGGGCTTGCGCTCGGTCGCCGCCCCGATCCGCGACCGCGCGGGCGCCGTCATCGGCGCGGCCAACGTTTCGGTGCACGCCAGCCGCAACTCGGTGGAGTCCATCCGCCGTGACCTGCTCCCCCACCTGCTCGCCACGGTGGCGAAGATCGACGCGGATCTGCGGATCGCCAACCCGCGCCGCACCCGCCACCGCGTCGGCTGA
- a CDS encoding ABC transporter ATP-binding protein translates to MTEAVSVRGLRYAFGDTVAVDGIDLDVTPGEIFGLLGPNGAGKTTTIRAITTLLPVPRETVTVFGLDVRRRRIAVRRLIGYVPQLLSADGALTGRENVSLFARLYDVPRRERSARVDEAIAAMGLTEAARRPAGTYSGGMVRRLELAQALVSSPQLLVLDEPTIGLDPVARAGVWERIAQVRRETGMTVLVTTHYMDEAEQSCDRVALMHRGHIRAVGTPAELVASLDAAGPATLDEVFRVYAGDDWDDETKGFRNVRQTRRTAARLG, encoded by the coding sequence ATGACTGAGGCGGTGAGCGTCCGCGGGCTGCGGTACGCGTTCGGTGACACGGTGGCGGTCGACGGCATCGACCTCGACGTCACACCGGGCGAGATCTTCGGCCTGCTCGGGCCCAACGGGGCGGGCAAGACCACCACCATCCGCGCGATAACCACGCTGCTGCCGGTGCCACGCGAGACGGTGACCGTCTTCGGGCTCGACGTGCGGCGGCGGCGGATCGCGGTGCGGCGCCTTATCGGGTACGTGCCGCAGCTTCTCTCCGCCGACGGCGCCCTCACCGGCCGGGAAAACGTCAGCCTGTTCGCCCGGCTCTACGACGTGCCCCGGCGCGAGCGCTCCGCCCGGGTCGACGAGGCGATCGCCGCGATGGGGCTGACCGAGGCGGCCCGCCGGCCCGCCGGCACGTACTCCGGTGGCATGGTCCGCCGCTTGGAGTTGGCGCAGGCGCTGGTCAGCTCGCCACAGCTGCTCGTGCTGGACGAGCCCACGATCGGCCTCGACCCCGTCGCGCGGGCCGGCGTGTGGGAGCGGATCGCGCAGGTGCGCCGCGAGACGGGCATGACAGTGCTGGTCACCACCCACTACATGGACGAGGCCGAGCAGTCCTGCGACCGCGTGGCGCTGATGCACCGCGGCCACATCCGGGCTGTGGGCACGCCGGCCGAGCTGGTCGCCAGCCTCGACGCCGCCGGCCCGGCCACCCTCGACGAGGTCTTCCGGGTGTACGCGGGTGACGACTGGGACGACGAGACGAAGGGATTCCGCAATGTCCGCCAGACTCGACGCACTGCCGCGCGCCTCGGTTGA